In Oscillatoria acuminata PCC 6304, a single window of DNA contains:
- a CDS encoding CCA tRNA nucleotidyltransferase, producing the protein MKQGESIRALGPETWPFSVEMLPADAYLVGGSVRDALLERQSPYLDLDFVLPGYAIKIAKQIADRYKAGFVVLDDERKIARVVFPHATVDFAKQEGMTLEADLQRRDFTINAIAYHPKTGQIVDPLNGREDLQNRTIRMISPTNLADDPLRLLRGYRQAAQLGFTLEPQTQAAIRQLAPLLRQVAAERVNTELWYLLNRRGGSAHLVAAWEDGLLRYWLPDATKDSLAILTRIDEAAMQLGGKWPQLGEEFLLDLRATLRISGYLGIAKLVCLLPLEPGKAEAQLMRLKLSRVEIKATIQVIKSWQLIHQQPELTDWTVRSHYFLFRQVGSLFPSLAAMAIASGISLETLSNAVERYLNPEDLAAHPKVLITGTDLMDELGIPRGPQIGEILNQIQLATVEGEISTREEAIALADEIRRSIR; encoded by the coding sequence ATGAAACAAGGCGAATCTATTCGTGCTCTGGGTCCCGAAACTTGGCCGTTTAGCGTGGAAATGCTACCTGCGGATGCCTATCTCGTCGGCGGTTCGGTCCGAGATGCCTTGCTGGAACGGCAGTCCCCCTATTTGGATTTGGATTTTGTCTTACCCGGGTATGCGATTAAAATCGCCAAGCAGATTGCCGATCGCTATAAAGCAGGGTTTGTGGTCCTCGATGATGAACGCAAAATCGCCCGGGTGGTGTTTCCCCATGCCACGGTGGATTTTGCCAAGCAGGAAGGGATGACCCTAGAGGCAGATTTACAACGCCGGGATTTTACGATTAATGCGATCGCCTACCATCCCAAAACCGGGCAAATTGTAGACCCTCTGAACGGACGGGAAGACTTACAAAACCGCACAATTCGGATGATTTCCCCCACGAATCTCGCTGATGACCCCCTGCGTTTGTTGCGCGGTTATCGGCAGGCAGCGCAATTGGGTTTTACCCTGGAACCTCAAACCCAAGCAGCAATCCGACAATTAGCGCCCTTGTTGCGTCAGGTGGCAGCAGAACGGGTGAATACTGAGTTATGGTATCTCCTCAACCGGAGGGGGGGAAGTGCTCATCTGGTGGCAGCATGGGAGGATGGTTTGTTGCGCTATTGGTTGCCTGATGCCACAAAAGATTCCCTAGCTATTTTAACTCGGATTGATGAGGCAGCGATGCAATTGGGGGGAAAATGGCCGCAGTTGGGGGAAGAATTTTTGTTGGATTTGCGAGCAACTTTAAGGATTTCCGGATATTTAGGAATTGCCAAATTAGTCTGTTTGTTACCCTTAGAACCGGGTAAAGCAGAAGCGCAATTAATGCGATTAAAGTTGAGTCGGGTAGAAATTAAAGCAACGATTCAGGTGATAAAAAGTTGGCAGTTAATCCACCAGCAACCGGAGTTGACAGACTGGACGGTGCGATCGCATTATTTTCTGTTTCGTCAGGTGGGGTCGCTGTTTCCCTCCTTAGCGGCAATGGCGATCGCCTCGGGAATTTCTTTGGAGACCCTAAGCAATGCCGTTGAACGCTATTTGAACCCCGAAGACTTGGCAGCACATCCGAAAGTTCTGATTACGGGAACCGATTTAATGGACGAATTGGGGATTCCTCGGGGTCCGCAAATTGGCGAGATTTTAAATCAAATTCAGTTAGCAACGGTGGAGGGGGAGATTTCGACGAGGGAAGAGGCGATCGCATTAGCTGATGAAATCAGGCGATCTATTCGATGA